One genomic segment of Tripterygium wilfordii isolate XIE 37 chromosome 9, ASM1340144v1, whole genome shotgun sequence includes these proteins:
- the LOC120005352 gene encoding DNA polymerase eta isoform X2: MPVAKPESSGARVIAHVDMDCFYVQVEQRKQPHLRGLPTAVVQYNEWKGGALIAVSYEARKYGVKRSMRGDEAKQVCPQIQLVQVPVARGKADLNAYRNAGSEVVSVLARKGRCERASIDEVYLDLTDASEHMLAENPPESLELIDEEALTSHVLGLKEDGSDTKVNTREWLCRADAEYRDKLLACGAIIVAEARMQVLKETEFTCSAGIAHNKMLAKLASAMNKPAQQTLVPSSSVEGLLSSFPIKKMKQLGGKLGSSLQSDLGVSTVGELLQFSVEKLQECYGINTGTWLWNIARGISGEEVEGRLLPKSHGSGKTFPGPRALKTIASVQHWLNQLCEELSERLCFDLDQNKRIAHTLTLHARAYNSSEAGTHKKFPSKSCPLRYGAAKIQEDAFNLFQAGLREYLGPHGIMGQGSQHTKWGITSLSISASKILAIQSGTCSIMKYFRGQNSSECLPMPLTDNFSKETIALSPTGSGGFTEFISTEPHTELPENACFQSGLGLEEQEMVRGRDQEVLCSSSKQARDKLTRETSPLSLEGIHPRTAGCHILNQNNPERDFRRDEPILKIDMPNMEKQEHRRNTMKDKGTYSILKYLKSSSPSCSSQKEGCAGSVQDAKASLLLGGGVGSVIGSCSEFNDAVLPQENPLAELGSSNGRHSSDQHERRRKAWSYNINEIDQSVIDELPPELQVEIRAALRPHKRPNTAKRGSSISHYFSPTKNS; encoded by the exons atgccggtggcGAAACCTGAATCTTCTGGTGCGAGAGTCATCGCCCACGTTGACATGGACTGCTTCTATGTCCAAG TGGAGCAGCGGAAGCAGCCACATTTGAGGGGCTTACCTACTGCTGTGGTACAGTACAATGAGTGGAAAGGTGGAGCCTTGATAGCTGTTAGCTATGAGGCACGCAAATATGGTGTGAAGCG TTCAATGCGAGGTGATGAGGCAAAGCAAGTTTGCCCACAAATTCAGCTGGTCCAGGTCCCTGTAGCCCGTGGTAAAGCCGACTTAAATGCGTACCGTAATGCAGGTTCAGAG GTGGTTTCGGTTCTTGCAAGGAAGGGTCGATGTGAGAGAGCTTCAATTGATGAAGTGTATCTAGACCTAACTGATGCTTCTGAGCATATGCTAGCAGAGAATCCTCCTGAAAGCTTAGAATTAATCGATGAGGAAGCTCTCACGTCCCATGTTTTGGGCCTCAAGGAG GATGGCAGTGACACCAAAGTAAACACGAGGGAGTGGTTATGTAGGGCTGATGCGGAGTACCGGGATAAGTTATTAGCTTGTGGGGCCATTATTGTTGCTGAAGCAAGGATGCAAGTTTTGAAGGAGACTGAATTTACATGCTCTGCTGGAATTGCACATAATAAG ATGCTGGCCAAACTCGCTAGTGCCATGAATAAACCTGCACAACAAACTCTTGTGCCCTCCTCATCTGTAGAAGGATTGCTCAGTTcctttccaataaaaaaaat GAAACAGCTTGGAGGAAAGCTGGGGAGTTCATTACAAAGTGACCTGGGTGTGAGCACTGTGGGAGAACTTTTGCAGTTTTCAGTGGAGAAGCTTCAAGAATGTTATGGAATAAATACTGG TACTTGGTTATGGAATATTGCAAGAGGAATCAGTGGGGAAGAAGTTGAGGGACGCCTTCTGCCTAAGAGCCATGGTTCTGGGAAGACATTTCCTGGCCCTCGGGCTTTAAAGACAATTGCTTCT GTTCAGCACTGGCTCAATCAATTATGCGAAGAGCTCAGTGAACGTCTTTGCTTTGACTTGGACCAAAATAAGCGGATTGCACATACTCTCACTCTACATGCTAGAGCATATAAT TCCAGTGAAGCTGGTACGCATAAGAAGTTCCCTTCCAAGTCTTGTCCATTAAGGTATGGCGCTGCAAAGATTCAAGAAGATGCTTTCAACCTTTTTCAAGCTGGATTGCGTGAGTACTTGGGGCCACATGGGATTATGGGTCAAGGAAGTCAACATACTAAGTGGGGGATAACATCTCTATCCATTTCAGCAAGTAAAATTCTTGCTATTCAATCT GGAACATGTTCAATCATGAAATACTTTCGTGGCCAAAATTCATCTGAGTGTTTGCCGATGCCGTTAACTGATAACTTCAGCAAAGAAACTATTGCTCTGTCACCAACAG GTAGTGGAGGCTTTACAGAATTCATTTCAACTGAGCCACACACTGAATTGCCTGAGAATGCCTGCTTTCAGTCTGGATTGGGTCTAGAAGAGCAGGAAATGGTCAGAGGAAGAGACCAG GAAGTGTTGTGCTCTTCCTCAAAGCAGGCACGAGATAAGTTAACGCGAGAAACTTCACCATTGTCATTGGAAG GTATCCATCCAAGGACTGCAGGCTGTCACATACTGAACCAAAATAATCCAGAAAGAGACTTCCGTAGGGATGAGCCTATACTCAAGATTGACATGCCCAATATGGAAAAACAGGAACACAGAAGGAACACAATGAAGGACAAG GGCACATATTCGATATTGAAATATCTCAAAAGCTCTAGCCCTTCTTGCTCTTCGCAAAAAGAGGGGTGCGCTGGAAGTGTCCAGGATGCCAAAGCTTCATTATTGTTAG GTGGTGGCGTTGGATCTGTTATCGGTAGCTGTTCAGAGTTTAATGACGCTGTTCTGCCCCAAGAAAATCCTCTTGCTGAGCTTGGGAGCAGTAATGGCAGGCATAGCTCAGATCAACATGAACGAAGAAGAAAAGCATGGAGTTACAATATCAATGAAATTGACCAATCTGTCATTGATGAGTTACCACCAGAACTCCAGGTGGAAATTCGTGCTGCACTTCGGCCTCATAAGCGACCTAATACAGCTAAACGAGGCTCAAGCATTTCTCATTATTTCTCACCTACTAAAAATTCATAG
- the LOC120005354 gene encoding uncharacterized protein LOC120005354 isoform X3, translating to MRMPAFSLVCIKKCRKWPQEETRFMILQARDELTRETSPLSLEGVHSRTAASILKNDMPNLEQQEHRRNTMKDKGTYSILKYLKSSSPSCSFAKRVVDWKSPRCQSFIIVRWWRRICYR from the exons ATGAGAATGCCTGCTTTCAGTCTGGTTTGCATCAAGAAGTGCAGGAAATGGCCACAGGAAGAGACCAGGTTTATGATACTC CAGGCACGAGATGAGTTAACTCGAGAAACTTCACCATTGTCATTGGAAG GTGTTCATTCAAGGACTGCCGCCTCTatactcaagaatgacatgccTAATTTGGAACAACAGGAACACAGAAGGAACACAATGAAGGACAAG GGCACATATTCGATATTGAAATATCTCAAAAGCTCTAGCCCCTCTTGCTCTTTCGCAAAAAGAGTAGTGGACTGGAAGAGTCCAAGATGCCAAAGCTTCATTATTGTTAG GTGGTGGCGTAGGATCTGTTATCGGTAG
- the LOC120005354 gene encoding uncharacterized protein LOC120005354 isoform X2, with amino-acid sequence MAKENIVLSPTVEALRNSFQLSHTLSCMRMPAFSLVCIKKCRKWPQEETRFMILARDELTRETSPLSLEGVHSRTAASILKNDMPNLEQQEHRRNTMKDKGTYSILKYLKSSSPSCSFAKRVVDWKSPRCQSFIIVRWWRRICYR; translated from the exons ATGGCCAAAGAAAATATAGTTCTGTCACCAACAG TGGAAGCTTTACGGAATTCATTTCAACTGAGCCATACACTGAGTTGCATGAGAATGCCTGCTTTCAGTCTGGTTTGCATCAAGAAGTGCAGGAAATGGCCACAGGAAGAGACCAGGTTTATGATACTC GCACGAGATGAGTTAACTCGAGAAACTTCACCATTGTCATTGGAAG GTGTTCATTCAAGGACTGCCGCCTCTatactcaagaatgacatgccTAATTTGGAACAACAGGAACACAGAAGGAACACAATGAAGGACAAG GGCACATATTCGATATTGAAATATCTCAAAAGCTCTAGCCCCTCTTGCTCTTTCGCAAAAAGAGTAGTGGACTGGAAGAGTCCAAGATGCCAAAGCTTCATTATTGTTAG GTGGTGGCGTAGGATCTGTTATCGGTAG
- the LOC120005356 gene encoding uncharacterized protein LOC120005356: MKLLLWRWCPLSSSRIKSGRNWVCKTSPRNIIRKRSKRFLNTRQSKLKVTKEKPSAKKKKAKTPRMMKWLNNWKAKLEELKPECARLREENKLAIEEKDKLEEMESECARVREEHKLAIEKNLQLKSEYVLLFTLLFGGDGGI, translated from the exons ATGAAGCTCTTGTTATGGCGTTGGTGTCCACTCTCTTCTTCAAGAATCAAGAGTGGACGAAACTGGGTGTGCAAAACAAGTCCCAGAAATATCATCCGTAAAAGGTCCAAGCGATTTCTGAACACAAGGCAATCG aAACTGAAGGTGACAAAGGAGAAGCCGAGTGccaaaaagaagaaagcaaagacTCCGCGGATGATGAAGTGGCTGAACAATTGGAAGGCCAAACTGGAGGAGCTGAAACCCGAATGCGCCAGATTGAGGGAGGAGAACAAGCTGGCAATTGAGGAGAAGGACAAACTGGAGGAGATGGAATCCGAATGCGCCAGAGTGAGGGAGGAGCACAAGCTGGCGATTGAGAAGAACCTCCAACTCAAATCCGAGTACGTGCTGCTGTTTACCTTGTTGTTTGGAGGAGATGGTGGAATATGA
- the LOC120005353 gene encoding uncharacterized protein LOC120005353 isoform X1, protein MDALDIAALSKAVEGENLSNLLEDNIAVAGRTDSWMLNHTSQDEIHEAVLAQPNQVGTSRGANLWRKAALGIAQDRIARKRLSDKAYRERCKEGKNKMQDELDKLTVENKLVKFANQSIRTEIDSMNLKLQSAAQETKQLQSAMNKLRRQNGCQQVLMEAFLQKMVGSRDGDHRLDKLTHEITKLRQNVVFTGWMGETMQLLNRVAELEHQNRDLKVQVQALCEKISNDKDVEGSSSIV, encoded by the exons ATGGATGCACTTGACATAGCAGCTCTTAGCAAAGCAGTTGAGGGAGAGAATTTATCTAACCTCCTGGAAGATAACATAGCTG TGGCAGGGAGAACAGATTCATGGATGTTGAACCACACTAGTCAAGATGAGATTCATGAAGCTGTATTGGCACAACCAAACCAGGTTGGCACAAGCAGAGGAGCAAATCTATGGAGAAAAGCAGCTCTGGGGATTGCACAAGACAGGATTGCAAGGAAAAGATTGAGCGATAAGGCTTATCGTGAGCgatgtaag GAAGGGAAAAACAAAATGCAGGATGAGTTAGATAAGCTGACAGTAGAAAACAAGCTTGTGAAGTTCGCAAATCAATCGATAAGAACTGAAATAGATTCTATGAATCTAAAACTGCAATCAGCAGCTCAGGAGACAAAACAACTCCAAAGTGCAATGAACAAATTGAGGCGTCAAAATGGATGCCAACAAGTTCTTATGGAAGCATTTCTGCAAAAGATG gttgggtccagagatggagATCACCGGCTTGACAAGCTAACGCATGAAATTACAAAATTACGCCAAAATGTTGTTTTCACTGGGTGGATGGGAGAGACGATGCAACTTCTAAATAGGGTTGCAGAGTTAGAACATCAGAATAGGGATCTCAAAGTGCAAGTTCAAGCTTTGTGTGAGAAGATAAGCAATGACAAAGATGTTGAAGGCTCCTCTAGTATAGTTTAA
- the LOC120005352 gene encoding DNA polymerase eta isoform X3: MRTVMQVVSVLARKGRCERASIDEVYLDLTDASEHMLAENPPESLELIDEEALTSHVLGLKEDGSDTKVNTREWLCRADAEYRDKLLACGAIIVAEARMQVLKETEFTCSAGIAHNKMLAKLASAMNKPAQQTLVPSSSVEGLLSSFPIKKMKQLGGKLGSSLQSDLGVSTVGELLQFSVEKLQECYGINTGTWLWNIARGISGEEVEGRLLPKSHGSGKTFPGPRALKTIASVQHWLNQLCEELSERLCFDLDQNKRIAHTLTLHARAYNSSEAGTHKKFPSKSCPLRYGAAKIQEDAFNLFQAGLREYLGPHGIMGQGSQHTKWGITSLSISASKILAIQSGTCSIMKYFRGQNSSECLPMPLTDNFSKETIALSPTGSGGFTEFISTEPHTELPENACFQSGLGLEEQEMVRGRDQVYNTHKEVLCSSSKQARDKLTRETSPLSLEGIHPRTAGCHILNQNNPERDFRRDEPILKIDMPNMEKQEHRRNTMKDKGTYSILKYLKSSSPSCSSQKEGCAGSVQDAKASLLLGGGVGSVIGSCSEFNDAVLPQENPLAELGSSNGRHSSDQHERRRKAWSYNINEIDQSVIDELPPELQVEIRAALRPHKRPNTAKRGSSISHYFSPTKNS, translated from the exons ATGCGTACCGTAATGCAG GTGGTTTCGGTTCTTGCAAGGAAGGGTCGATGTGAGAGAGCTTCAATTGATGAAGTGTATCTAGACCTAACTGATGCTTCTGAGCATATGCTAGCAGAGAATCCTCCTGAAAGCTTAGAATTAATCGATGAGGAAGCTCTCACGTCCCATGTTTTGGGCCTCAAGGAG GATGGCAGTGACACCAAAGTAAACACGAGGGAGTGGTTATGTAGGGCTGATGCGGAGTACCGGGATAAGTTATTAGCTTGTGGGGCCATTATTGTTGCTGAAGCAAGGATGCAAGTTTTGAAGGAGACTGAATTTACATGCTCTGCTGGAATTGCACATAATAAG ATGCTGGCCAAACTCGCTAGTGCCATGAATAAACCTGCACAACAAACTCTTGTGCCCTCCTCATCTGTAGAAGGATTGCTCAGTTcctttccaataaaaaaaat GAAACAGCTTGGAGGAAAGCTGGGGAGTTCATTACAAAGTGACCTGGGTGTGAGCACTGTGGGAGAACTTTTGCAGTTTTCAGTGGAGAAGCTTCAAGAATGTTATGGAATAAATACTGG TACTTGGTTATGGAATATTGCAAGAGGAATCAGTGGGGAAGAAGTTGAGGGACGCCTTCTGCCTAAGAGCCATGGTTCTGGGAAGACATTTCCTGGCCCTCGGGCTTTAAAGACAATTGCTTCT GTTCAGCACTGGCTCAATCAATTATGCGAAGAGCTCAGTGAACGTCTTTGCTTTGACTTGGACCAAAATAAGCGGATTGCACATACTCTCACTCTACATGCTAGAGCATATAAT TCCAGTGAAGCTGGTACGCATAAGAAGTTCCCTTCCAAGTCTTGTCCATTAAGGTATGGCGCTGCAAAGATTCAAGAAGATGCTTTCAACCTTTTTCAAGCTGGATTGCGTGAGTACTTGGGGCCACATGGGATTATGGGTCAAGGAAGTCAACATACTAAGTGGGGGATAACATCTCTATCCATTTCAGCAAGTAAAATTCTTGCTATTCAATCT GGAACATGTTCAATCATGAAATACTTTCGTGGCCAAAATTCATCTGAGTGTTTGCCGATGCCGTTAACTGATAACTTCAGCAAAGAAACTATTGCTCTGTCACCAACAG GTAGTGGAGGCTTTACAGAATTCATTTCAACTGAGCCACACACTGAATTGCCTGAGAATGCCTGCTTTCAGTCTGGATTGGGTCTAGAAGAGCAGGAAATGGTCAGAGGAAGAGACCAGGTTTATAATACTCATAAG GAAGTGTTGTGCTCTTCCTCAAAGCAGGCACGAGATAAGTTAACGCGAGAAACTTCACCATTGTCATTGGAAG GTATCCATCCAAGGACTGCAGGCTGTCACATACTGAACCAAAATAATCCAGAAAGAGACTTCCGTAGGGATGAGCCTATACTCAAGATTGACATGCCCAATATGGAAAAACAGGAACACAGAAGGAACACAATGAAGGACAAG GGCACATATTCGATATTGAAATATCTCAAAAGCTCTAGCCCTTCTTGCTCTTCGCAAAAAGAGGGGTGCGCTGGAAGTGTCCAGGATGCCAAAGCTTCATTATTGTTAG GTGGTGGCGTTGGATCTGTTATCGGTAGCTGTTCAGAGTTTAATGACGCTGTTCTGCCCCAAGAAAATCCTCTTGCTGAGCTTGGGAGCAGTAATGGCAGGCATAGCTCAGATCAACATGAACGAAGAAGAAAAGCATGGAGTTACAATATCAATGAAATTGACCAATCTGTCATTGATGAGTTACCACCAGAACTCCAGGTGGAAATTCGTGCTGCACTTCGGCCTCATAAGCGACCTAATACAGCTAAACGAGGCTCAAGCATTTCTCATTATTTCTCACCTACTAAAAATTCATAG
- the LOC120005345 gene encoding uncharacterized protein LOC120005345 translates to MKFEGARARTVHLSPKVVAGRCCKSTRQSRYQKRNIKAAILRVREEMAEISETQSSIREGQRQVREKIEKMQREREQLRKETEAISKQSASIQSRLHLMLQISKARAQGDSALADHILQSLRLV, encoded by the exons ATGAAGTTCGAGGGAGCCAGAGCGAGGACTGTGCATCTTAGTCCAAAAGTTGTGGCCGGGAGATGTTGTAAATCAACAAGACAGAGCAGATATCAG AAAAGAAACATTAAGGCGGCGATTTTGCGAGTAAGGGAAGAGATGGCGGAGATTAGTGAAACACAGAGTTCCATCAGAGAGGGTCAGAGGCAAGTTAGGGAAAAAATCGAGAAGATGCAGAGAGAGCGCGAGCAATTGAGGAAGGAAACAGAGGCTATATCGAAGCAGAGTGCGAGCATCCAATCACGTCTACATCTCATGTTGCAAATATCAAAAGCAAGAGCTCAAGGCGATTCTGCTTTGGCCGATCATATTCTCCAGTCTCTCCGGTTGGTTTGA
- the LOC120005352 gene encoding DNA polymerase eta isoform X1 — MPVAKPESSGARVIAHVDMDCFYVQVEQRKQPHLRGLPTAVVQYNEWKGGALIAVSYEARKYGVKRSMRGDEAKQVCPQIQLVQVPVARGKADLNAYRNAGSEVVSVLARKGRCERASIDEVYLDLTDASEHMLAENPPESLELIDEEALTSHVLGLKEDGSDTKVNTREWLCRADAEYRDKLLACGAIIVAEARMQVLKETEFTCSAGIAHNKMLAKLASAMNKPAQQTLVPSSSVEGLLSSFPIKKMKQLGGKLGSSLQSDLGVSTVGELLQFSVEKLQECYGINTGTWLWNIARGISGEEVEGRLLPKSHGSGKTFPGPRALKTIASVQHWLNQLCEELSERLCFDLDQNKRIAHTLTLHARAYNSSEAGTHKKFPSKSCPLRYGAAKIQEDAFNLFQAGLREYLGPHGIMGQGSQHTKWGITSLSISASKILAIQSGTCSIMKYFRGQNSSECLPMPLTDNFSKETIALSPTGSGGFTEFISTEPHTELPENACFQSGLGLEEQEMVRGRDQVYNTHKEVLCSSSKQARDKLTRETSPLSLEGIHPRTAGCHILNQNNPERDFRRDEPILKIDMPNMEKQEHRRNTMKDKGTYSILKYLKSSSPSCSSQKEGCAGSVQDAKASLLLGGGVGSVIGSCSEFNDAVLPQENPLAELGSSNGRHSSDQHERRRKAWSYNINEIDQSVIDELPPELQVEIRAALRPHKRPNTAKRGSSISHYFSPTKNS; from the exons atgccggtggcGAAACCTGAATCTTCTGGTGCGAGAGTCATCGCCCACGTTGACATGGACTGCTTCTATGTCCAAG TGGAGCAGCGGAAGCAGCCACATTTGAGGGGCTTACCTACTGCTGTGGTACAGTACAATGAGTGGAAAGGTGGAGCCTTGATAGCTGTTAGCTATGAGGCACGCAAATATGGTGTGAAGCG TTCAATGCGAGGTGATGAGGCAAAGCAAGTTTGCCCACAAATTCAGCTGGTCCAGGTCCCTGTAGCCCGTGGTAAAGCCGACTTAAATGCGTACCGTAATGCAGGTTCAGAG GTGGTTTCGGTTCTTGCAAGGAAGGGTCGATGTGAGAGAGCTTCAATTGATGAAGTGTATCTAGACCTAACTGATGCTTCTGAGCATATGCTAGCAGAGAATCCTCCTGAAAGCTTAGAATTAATCGATGAGGAAGCTCTCACGTCCCATGTTTTGGGCCTCAAGGAG GATGGCAGTGACACCAAAGTAAACACGAGGGAGTGGTTATGTAGGGCTGATGCGGAGTACCGGGATAAGTTATTAGCTTGTGGGGCCATTATTGTTGCTGAAGCAAGGATGCAAGTTTTGAAGGAGACTGAATTTACATGCTCTGCTGGAATTGCACATAATAAG ATGCTGGCCAAACTCGCTAGTGCCATGAATAAACCTGCACAACAAACTCTTGTGCCCTCCTCATCTGTAGAAGGATTGCTCAGTTcctttccaataaaaaaaat GAAACAGCTTGGAGGAAAGCTGGGGAGTTCATTACAAAGTGACCTGGGTGTGAGCACTGTGGGAGAACTTTTGCAGTTTTCAGTGGAGAAGCTTCAAGAATGTTATGGAATAAATACTGG TACTTGGTTATGGAATATTGCAAGAGGAATCAGTGGGGAAGAAGTTGAGGGACGCCTTCTGCCTAAGAGCCATGGTTCTGGGAAGACATTTCCTGGCCCTCGGGCTTTAAAGACAATTGCTTCT GTTCAGCACTGGCTCAATCAATTATGCGAAGAGCTCAGTGAACGTCTTTGCTTTGACTTGGACCAAAATAAGCGGATTGCACATACTCTCACTCTACATGCTAGAGCATATAAT TCCAGTGAAGCTGGTACGCATAAGAAGTTCCCTTCCAAGTCTTGTCCATTAAGGTATGGCGCTGCAAAGATTCAAGAAGATGCTTTCAACCTTTTTCAAGCTGGATTGCGTGAGTACTTGGGGCCACATGGGATTATGGGTCAAGGAAGTCAACATACTAAGTGGGGGATAACATCTCTATCCATTTCAGCAAGTAAAATTCTTGCTATTCAATCT GGAACATGTTCAATCATGAAATACTTTCGTGGCCAAAATTCATCTGAGTGTTTGCCGATGCCGTTAACTGATAACTTCAGCAAAGAAACTATTGCTCTGTCACCAACAG GTAGTGGAGGCTTTACAGAATTCATTTCAACTGAGCCACACACTGAATTGCCTGAGAATGCCTGCTTTCAGTCTGGATTGGGTCTAGAAGAGCAGGAAATGGTCAGAGGAAGAGACCAGGTTTATAATACTCATAAG GAAGTGTTGTGCTCTTCCTCAAAGCAGGCACGAGATAAGTTAACGCGAGAAACTTCACCATTGTCATTGGAAG GTATCCATCCAAGGACTGCAGGCTGTCACATACTGAACCAAAATAATCCAGAAAGAGACTTCCGTAGGGATGAGCCTATACTCAAGATTGACATGCCCAATATGGAAAAACAGGAACACAGAAGGAACACAATGAAGGACAAG GGCACATATTCGATATTGAAATATCTCAAAAGCTCTAGCCCTTCTTGCTCTTCGCAAAAAGAGGGGTGCGCTGGAAGTGTCCAGGATGCCAAAGCTTCATTATTGTTAG GTGGTGGCGTTGGATCTGTTATCGGTAGCTGTTCAGAGTTTAATGACGCTGTTCTGCCCCAAGAAAATCCTCTTGCTGAGCTTGGGAGCAGTAATGGCAGGCATAGCTCAGATCAACATGAACGAAGAAGAAAAGCATGGAGTTACAATATCAATGAAATTGACCAATCTGTCATTGATGAGTTACCACCAGAACTCCAGGTGGAAATTCGTGCTGCACTTCGGCCTCATAAGCGACCTAATACAGCTAAACGAGGCTCAAGCATTTCTCATTATTTCTCACCTACTAAAAATTCATAG
- the LOC120005353 gene encoding uncharacterized protein LOC120005353 isoform X2, translating to MDALDIAALSKAVEGENLSNLLEDNIAGRTDSWMLNHTSQDEIHEAVLAQPNQVGTSRGANLWRKAALGIAQDRIARKRLSDKAYRERCKEGKNKMQDELDKLTVENKLVKFANQSIRTEIDSMNLKLQSAAQETKQLQSAMNKLRRQNGCQQVLMEAFLQKMVGSRDGDHRLDKLTHEITKLRQNVVFTGWMGETMQLLNRVAELEHQNRDLKVQVQALCEKISNDKDVEGSSSIV from the exons ATGGATGCACTTGACATAGCAGCTCTTAGCAAAGCAGTTGAGGGAGAGAATTTATCTAACCTCCTGGAAGATAACATAGCTG GGAGAACAGATTCATGGATGTTGAACCACACTAGTCAAGATGAGATTCATGAAGCTGTATTGGCACAACCAAACCAGGTTGGCACAAGCAGAGGAGCAAATCTATGGAGAAAAGCAGCTCTGGGGATTGCACAAGACAGGATTGCAAGGAAAAGATTGAGCGATAAGGCTTATCGTGAGCgatgtaag GAAGGGAAAAACAAAATGCAGGATGAGTTAGATAAGCTGACAGTAGAAAACAAGCTTGTGAAGTTCGCAAATCAATCGATAAGAACTGAAATAGATTCTATGAATCTAAAACTGCAATCAGCAGCTCAGGAGACAAAACAACTCCAAAGTGCAATGAACAAATTGAGGCGTCAAAATGGATGCCAACAAGTTCTTATGGAAGCATTTCTGCAAAAGATG gttgggtccagagatggagATCACCGGCTTGACAAGCTAACGCATGAAATTACAAAATTACGCCAAAATGTTGTTTTCACTGGGTGGATGGGAGAGACGATGCAACTTCTAAATAGGGTTGCAGAGTTAGAACATCAGAATAGGGATCTCAAAGTGCAAGTTCAAGCTTTGTGTGAGAAGATAAGCAATGACAAAGATGTTGAAGGCTCCTCTAGTATAGTTTAA
- the LOC120005354 gene encoding uncharacterized protein LOC120005354 isoform X1 yields the protein MAKENIVLSPTVEALRNSFQLSHTLSCMRMPAFSLVCIKKCRKWPQEETRFMILQARDELTRETSPLSLEGVHSRTAASILKNDMPNLEQQEHRRNTMKDKGTYSILKYLKSSSPSCSFAKRVVDWKSPRCQSFIIVRWWRRICYR from the exons ATGGCCAAAGAAAATATAGTTCTGTCACCAACAG TGGAAGCTTTACGGAATTCATTTCAACTGAGCCATACACTGAGTTGCATGAGAATGCCTGCTTTCAGTCTGGTTTGCATCAAGAAGTGCAGGAAATGGCCACAGGAAGAGACCAGGTTTATGATACTC CAGGCACGAGATGAGTTAACTCGAGAAACTTCACCATTGTCATTGGAAG GTGTTCATTCAAGGACTGCCGCCTCTatactcaagaatgacatgccTAATTTGGAACAACAGGAACACAGAAGGAACACAATGAAGGACAAG GGCACATATTCGATATTGAAATATCTCAAAAGCTCTAGCCCCTCTTGCTCTTTCGCAAAAAGAGTAGTGGACTGGAAGAGTCCAAGATGCCAAAGCTTCATTATTGTTAG GTGGTGGCGTAGGATCTGTTATCGGTAG